CTTGAGCGGCAGTGTAAAAATCAGCCAGTTCCCCGGTGGTGCCTCCAACCTGACGTACCTGCTGGAATACCCCGGCCAGGAATTCGTGCTGCGCCGCCCGCCCTTTGGCCACAAGGCCAAGTCTGCCCACGACATGGGCCGCGAATACCGGATTCTCAACCAGCTCAAGGACGGTTTCCCGTATTGCCCCAAGGCGTACGTGCACTGCACTGACGAGTCAGTGATCGGCGCCGAGTTCTACGTAATGGAGCGGGTCAACGGGATCATCCTGCGTTCGGACCTGCCACCGGAACTGGGCCTGGATGCGGCGAAAACCGAAGCCCTGTGCAAAAGCTTTATCGACAAGTTCGTCGAGTTGCATCAGGTGGACTACGCCGCCTGCGGCCTGGCCGACCTGGGCAAGCCCGAAGGCTACGTACAGCGGCAGATTCGCGGCTGGAGCGAGCGCTACGAAAAAGCCCTGACGCCCGACGCTCCCAGCTGGGAAGCAGTACGTGCGTGGCTCAACGACAAGATGCCGGCCGACCACCCCACCTCAAGCATCGTGCACAACGACTACCGCTTCGACAATGTAATCCTCGACCCGCATAACCCGATGCAGATCATCGGCGTGCTCGATTGGGAACTGACCACCCTGGGCGACCCGCTGATGGACCTGGGCAACACCCTCGCCTACTGGATCGAAGCGGCCGACCCGGCGCCGGTGCAACTGATGCGCCGCCAGCCGAGCAACGCCCCCGGCATGCTCACCCGCCGCCAGTTCGTCGACTACTACGCCGAACGCTGCGGAGTCCAGATCGACAATTTCGACTTCTATTACACCTACGGCCTGTTCCGCCTGGCCGGCATCGTGCAGCAGATCTACTACCGCTTCTTCCACGGCCAGACCCAGGACAAACGCTTTGCGCAGTTCATCCATATGAACAAGCTGCTGGAGCAGATGAGCCTGAACGTCATCAAACAGTCTTCCCTCTGACCCTCTTCAAGGAAAAACCATGTCCAAGACTCAACTGTTCGACCTCGACGGCAAGATCGCGTTTGTTTCCGGTGCCAGCCGTGGTATCGGCGAGGCCATCGCCAAGTTACTGGCCCAGCAAGGCGCCCACGTGATTGTGTCGAGCCGCAAGATCGACGGCTGCCAGCAGGTGGCCGATGCGATCATCGCCGACGGCGGCAAGGCCACGGCGATTGCCTGCCATATTGGCGAAATGGAACAGATCACCAGCGTCTTCGCCGCGATCCGCGAACAGTTCGGCCGCCTGGATATCCTGGTCAACAACGCCGCCACCAACCCGCAGTTCTGCAACGTGCTGGACACCGACCTGGGCGCGTTCCAGAAGACCGTCGACGTGAACATTCGCGGCTATTTCTTCATGTCGGTGGAAGCCGGCAAGCTGATGCGCGATAACGGTGGGGGCAGCATCATCAACGTGGCATCGATCAACGGTATTTCGCCGGGCGTGTTCCAGGGCATCTATTCGGTGACCAAGGCGGCCGTGATCAACATGACCAAGGTCTTCGCCAAGGAGTGCGCGCCGTTCGGCATTCGTTGCAACGCGCTGCTGCCGGGCCTGACCGACACCAAGTTCGCCTCGGCCCTGGTCAAGAACGACTCGATCCTGAAAATGGCCCTGGCGCAAATCCCGCTCAAGCGTGTGGCCGACCCGAGCGAAATGGCCGGCGCGGTGCTGTACCTGGCCAGCGATGCGTCGAGCTACACCACCGGTGTTTCACTGAATGTGGACGGTGGTTTCCTGTCCTGATCATTCGTTGGGCGGTTGCTGGCGAAACCCGACCGCCAGGCGGTTCCAGGCACTGATACTGGATACCGCCATGGTCAGGTCCACCAGCTCCTGCTCACTGAACTCCACGCGTATGGCCGTAAACAGTTCGTCCGGCACACCGGAGGTCGGCAGCGTGGCCAATGACTCGCTCCAGGCCAGGGCAGCCTTCTCCCTTGCGGTAAAAAACGGCGAGTCGCGCCACACGCACAGGGCAAACAAGCGCCGCTCGCTCTCCCCGCGCTGGCGCGCCGCCATCGAATGCATATCGGTGCAGAACCCGCACTGATTGAGTTGCGAAACGCGGATCCTGATCAGCTCCAGCAAAGGTTTTTCGATGGACAAGCCGAAGGTCGCCGCTTCCAGCATCAGCATGCCCTTGAGCGCTTGTGGCGAAGCCGTGTAGTAATCCAGGCGAGCTTCCATCGGTGTGGCCCCAGTGGTCAATGCAATGACTGGCCAGCCTAAAGGCCGCGCGGCATAAGCCCTATAGCCAAAATGCCGGTTTATGCAGGGACCACTTTGGCGGTACCGAGCCGCAGCGGTTGCGAGTAACCTTGCCAGGGATCGATCGCCTCTGGATGAACCATGGAACTGCACGTCATCATCAACGGCCGCAAGGACCTGGCCGAACAACTTTACCAACAACTGCGAGCGGCCATTGAGTCGGGGCAACTGGCGGCCGGCGCACAACTGCCACCCAGCCGGCTGCTGGCCGAGCAACTGGGCGTGTCGCGCAAGACGGTGTCCGACACCTACGCCACGCTGACCTACGAAGGCCTGCTGGTGGGCAAGATCGGCCGTGGTACGTTCGTCAACGCCCGGGCGCCGCGTTCCGAACGCTTGCAAACCGCAACCGACCTGGCCTGCGCCGCCAACCTCGCCAAGTGGCAATCGCTGCCCTCGCCCATGCGCCACCCGACCCGGGACAGCACCCTGCGTTGTGAATTTATCGGCGGCGCCACCACCCGCAGCCAGTTCCCCCAGGAAGAATGGCGCCGCTGTACCCAGGACGCCTTACGCCGCATCGCCCAGAACAGCGGTTACTACAGCCAGCCTGAAGGCTTGCCGGCCTTGCGCAGTGCAATCGCGGGGCACATTGCGTTTTCCCGCGGGGTCAAATGCCGCGATGACGACATCGTGGTCACCAACGGCGCCCAGCAGGCACTGGACTTGATCGCCCGCGTGGTGCTGGAACCGGGGAGCATCGTGGCCATGGAAGACCCCGGCTACACCCCCGCACGCCTGATGTTCAACGCGGTGGGCGCGACGGTCGTGGGCGTGCCGGTAGACGAACAGGGCATTCAGGTTGAATTGATTCCCGATGGCACCCGGCTGATCTATGTGACGCCTTCCCATCAGTTCCCCCTCGGCATGCCGATGAGCCTGGCACGTCGCGAGGCCTTGCTGGCCCGGGCTTTCGAGCTGGGCGCGATCATCATCGAAGACGATTACGACAGCGAGTTCCGCTACGAAGGCCGTCCCACCGACTCGCTGCAAAGCATGGACACCCGGGGTGTCGTCACCTATGTGGGGACCTTCTCGAAAACCCTGCTGCCGGAACTGCGCCTGGGCTACGCCGTGCTGCCACCGGCGATTTTTGGCGCGGTGCTCAAGGCCAAGCAACTGACCGACCAGCACAGCTCCACCCTGCCGCAATGGGCGCTGGCCAAGTTCATCAGCGAAGGCTATCTGCTCAAGCATATTCGTCGCTGCCACACCGTGTACGCCGGGCGCCGGGAGCGCATTCTCAAGCGCCTGGCCGGCGACCTGTCACCGTGGTTCGAAGCCGTGCCCACCGTGGCCGGGTTCCATATGGCGGCGCTGTGCAAAGTGGCGGTGAATATCCCGCTGCTGATGGAGCTGGCCCGCAAGGTCGAGGTCGGCCTGTATCCGTTGAGCGTGTTCTTCCATGACGCGCCGATACGCGACGGTTTGATCATTGGTTTCGGCGCCATCGAAACCCTGGACATCGACCCGGCACTGGACAAGGTGCGCGACATCCTGCAAGAGATTGGCTGAGGGATTTTCCGGCAGATTGGTTATTGGTCGCTCCATTACCAGCGCGTAGGGTGAAGAGGTCTAAAATCTCTGGGAAGCATCGCCATGAAAATACTGCTCGGCACCACCCTGCTGCTGGTCTCGTTAAGCGCCTTTGCCCACGACCCGGTGTACAACCAGGAGAAAATCAACGTATTGCAAGAACACGCCCTGACCAACGTTCCGGGCAAGAAAACCGTCATGCTCACCGTGGACTACGCCCCGGGCCAGGCCACCGTGCCCCATAGCCACACCGGCACGGCCGTGGCCTATGTGCTGGAAGGTGCAATCACCTCGCGGGTCAACGATGAAAAGGCGATCACCTACACAGTCGGCCAGTCGTTCTATGAACCTGCCGGCTCGCGGCACTTTGAATCCAGCAATGCCAGCCAGACCCAACCGGCGAAACTGCTGGTGGTGATGGTGATGGATGACAAGGCCGACGTGCTCACGCCGCTGCCCCACTAACCCGCGCCACCGCACCCTCCTGTGGGAGCTGGCTTGCCTGCGATAGCGGTGGGTCAACAAACACAACTGTGTTTGATACACCGCTATCGCAGGCAAGCCAGCTCC
This genomic window from Pseudomonas sp. Bout1 contains:
- a CDS encoding phosphotransferase family protein, whose translation is MALNDQSTQIRPGEELDASLIDPYLKAHIPGLSGSVKISQFPGGASNLTYLLEYPGQEFVLRRPPFGHKAKSAHDMGREYRILNQLKDGFPYCPKAYVHCTDESVIGAEFYVMERVNGIILRSDLPPELGLDAAKTEALCKSFIDKFVELHQVDYAACGLADLGKPEGYVQRQIRGWSERYEKALTPDAPSWEAVRAWLNDKMPADHPTSSIVHNDYRFDNVILDPHNPMQIIGVLDWELTTLGDPLMDLGNTLAYWIEAADPAPVQLMRRQPSNAPGMLTRRQFVDYYAERCGVQIDNFDFYYTYGLFRLAGIVQQIYYRFFHGQTQDKRFAQFIHMNKLLEQMSLNVIKQSSL
- a CDS encoding SDR family oxidoreductase is translated as MSKTQLFDLDGKIAFVSGASRGIGEAIAKLLAQQGAHVIVSSRKIDGCQQVADAIIADGGKATAIACHIGEMEQITSVFAAIREQFGRLDILVNNAATNPQFCNVLDTDLGAFQKTVDVNIRGYFFMSVEAGKLMRDNGGGSIINVASINGISPGVFQGIYSVTKAAVINMTKVFAKECAPFGIRCNALLPGLTDTKFASALVKNDSILKMALAQIPLKRVADPSEMAGAVLYLASDASSYTTGVSLNVDGGFLS
- a CDS encoding carboxymuconolactone decarboxylase family protein, which codes for MEARLDYYTASPQALKGMLMLEAATFGLSIEKPLLELIRIRVSQLNQCGFCTDMHSMAARQRGESERRLFALCVWRDSPFFTAREKAALAWSESLATLPTSGVPDELFTAIRVEFSEQELVDLTMAVSSISAWNRLAVGFRQQPPNE
- a CDS encoding PLP-dependent aminotransferase family protein gives rise to the protein MELHVIINGRKDLAEQLYQQLRAAIESGQLAAGAQLPPSRLLAEQLGVSRKTVSDTYATLTYEGLLVGKIGRGTFVNARAPRSERLQTATDLACAANLAKWQSLPSPMRHPTRDSTLRCEFIGGATTRSQFPQEEWRRCTQDALRRIAQNSGYYSQPEGLPALRSAIAGHIAFSRGVKCRDDDIVVTNGAQQALDLIARVVLEPGSIVAMEDPGYTPARLMFNAVGATVVGVPVDEQGIQVELIPDGTRLIYVTPSHQFPLGMPMSLARREALLARAFELGAIIIEDDYDSEFRYEGRPTDSLQSMDTRGVVTYVGTFSKTLLPELRLGYAVLPPAIFGAVLKAKQLTDQHSSTLPQWALAKFISEGYLLKHIRRCHTVYAGRRERILKRLAGDLSPWFEAVPTVAGFHMAALCKVAVNIPLLMELARKVEVGLYPLSVFFHDAPIRDGLIIGFGAIETLDIDPALDKVRDILQEIG
- a CDS encoding cupin domain-containing protein, with the translated sequence MKILLGTTLLLVSLSAFAHDPVYNQEKINVLQEHALTNVPGKKTVMLTVDYAPGQATVPHSHTGTAVAYVLEGAITSRVNDEKAITYTVGQSFYEPAGSRHFESSNASQTQPAKLLVVMVMDDKADVLTPLPH